One region of Candidatus Saccharibacteria bacterium genomic DNA includes:
- a CDS encoding DNA primase, producing the protein MDAKEEVRERLAIEDVIGEYVQLKRAGRTWKGLSPFTSEKTPSFVVSPDKQIWHDFSSGRGGDIFTFIQEVEGVDFVGALDILARRAGIDLEQYRQVGVKGPTSQTKERLYEANEWACKFYQMQFSKNITALQYVLRQREFTKETALQWRLGYSPNTGRALLDFLLGKAFTEKEIKLAGLTSQAYRGGLQDMFRGRLMIPLCDPQGRVVGFTARLLDDDPAAPKYINTPGTPLYDKSRHIFGLHFAKEAIRKGKYAVLTEGNLDVIQSHQAGVRQVVATAGTALTEPNLKALSRLSGDIRLCFDADKAGLAATERAIPIAGKVGGIQLSVINIPSGKDPDELIKQDVQVWQSIIEQPHYAVDWLIDRYGSILDLSTALGKRELSDVVLRVVRQLPDKVEQDHYVARLAGLLQVSKEALATKLASTPDETGPVRRRASQVKLTPVEKAISDKVKTEEHLMALTLMKPNLRTMLYPLDPDMFTDDDARHAFEFLASHPEFDGSDQDEVQQIAEYAKILSLVYETLYQDIEPLELRAEAKRLQAALIHQYVKMQKQKLSAALQTANSEEESELLKQARDLDHLLRIEQGDTSGTEI; encoded by the coding sequence ATGGATGCAAAGGAAGAGGTACGGGAGCGGCTGGCGATAGAAGACGTTATTGGTGAATACGTCCAGCTTAAGCGTGCCGGGCGGACATGGAAAGGCCTCAGTCCATTTACCAGTGAGAAAACGCCGAGCTTTGTGGTGAGCCCAGACAAACAGATATGGCACGATTTTAGCAGTGGTCGCGGTGGTGATATTTTTACATTCATCCAGGAAGTTGAAGGCGTTGATTTTGTTGGCGCGCTTGATATTTTAGCTCGCCGCGCTGGAATTGACCTTGAACAATACCGTCAGGTAGGGGTGAAAGGCCCAACTTCACAAACTAAGGAGCGCCTGTATGAGGCAAATGAATGGGCATGCAAGTTTTACCAAATGCAGTTTAGTAAAAATATAACTGCACTGCAGTACGTACTACGGCAGCGGGAGTTTACGAAAGAAACCGCCCTCCAGTGGCGGCTGGGATACTCGCCGAACACTGGTCGGGCACTACTGGATTTTCTGCTGGGTAAAGCATTCACTGAGAAGGAAATCAAATTGGCGGGACTGACGAGCCAGGCGTACCGCGGTGGGTTGCAAGATATGTTCCGCGGGAGGCTTATGATCCCATTGTGCGACCCGCAGGGGCGAGTAGTTGGCTTTACGGCACGTCTGCTCGACGATGACCCCGCTGCGCCAAAGTACATCAACACTCCGGGAACGCCACTTTATGATAAAAGCCGACACATTTTTGGGCTGCATTTTGCGAAAGAAGCCATACGCAAAGGAAAATACGCAGTACTCACCGAAGGTAATCTTGACGTTATACAGAGCCACCAAGCGGGTGTAAGGCAAGTAGTGGCGACGGCTGGGACGGCGCTAACCGAACCAAACCTTAAGGCACTGTCGCGTTTGTCGGGTGACATACGTCTGTGTTTTGACGCCGATAAGGCTGGTCTAGCCGCAACCGAGCGGGCAATACCTATCGCCGGGAAAGTGGGAGGCATACAGCTCAGTGTTATCAATATACCGAGCGGTAAAGACCCAGATGAACTCATTAAACAAGATGTGCAGGTTTGGCAAAGTATCATCGAGCAACCACACTACGCGGTGGATTGGCTGATAGATCGCTACGGTTCGATATTGGATCTCTCTACGGCACTCGGCAAGCGTGAGCTGAGCGATGTCGTGTTGCGTGTTGTGAGACAATTGCCTGATAAAGTTGAACAAGATCACTATGTTGCTCGCCTGGCCGGGCTACTACAAGTGAGTAAAGAGGCGCTTGCAACCAAGCTCGCTAGTACGCCTGACGAAACTGGACCGGTGCGCCGTCGGGCATCCCAGGTGAAACTCACCCCTGTTGAAAAAGCCATCTCAGACAAAGTGAAAACAGAAGAACACCTTATGGCACTCACGCTCATGAAGCCAAACCTGCGCACCATGTTGTACCCACTCGACCCTGATATGTTCACTGATGACGATGCCCGACATGCTTTTGAGTTTCTGGCCAGTCACCCCGAGTTTGACGGGAGTGATCAAGACGAGGTGCAACAGATTGCAGAGTATGCTAAAATATTGTCATTAGTCTATGAGACGCTGTATCAGGATATCGAGCCGCTCGAGCTTCGAGCCGAAGCGAAACGTTTGCAGGCTGCGCTGATACACCAATATGTGAAAATGCAAAAACAAAAGCTGAGCGCAGCATTGCAAACAGCCAATTCCGAGGAAGAAAGCGAATTGCTTAAACAAGCACGCGACCTCGACCATTTATTACGAATAGAGCAAGGAGACACGAGTGGCACCGAAATATGA
- the rpoD gene encoding RNA polymerase sigma factor RpoD, with protein MREGEKAGSIEAKEISDLLPDTPVNVEALDALYTELTEAGVDVIAPEEPALTDLSDEWLIEEEEEIVLEDQTYLDDIADDSVRLYLREIGKIPLLNAEEELALAQRVVAGEKEAKDQMAEANMRLVVSIAKRYVGRGLDLLDLIQEGNTGLLRAVEKFDPDKGFKFSTYATWWIRQAITRAIADQARTIRIPVHMVETINKLLRTQRRLTQEYNREPTNAEIAREMEIDEAKVEHIMKIKQDISSLDASIRDDEEESVLSDFIEDEDTITPEESATGQLLKEQVKDMLSALTEREQKILKLRFGLEDGKQHTLEEVGQEFSVTRERIRQIEAKALAKLRKHKDARKLHDYIK; from the coding sequence ATTAGAGAAGGCGAAAAAGCTGGAAGTATCGAAGCAAAAGAAATCTCGGACTTGCTTCCCGACACGCCTGTAAATGTGGAAGCGCTAGATGCGCTGTACACCGAGCTGACGGAGGCGGGCGTAGATGTCATAGCACCGGAAGAGCCGGCTTTGACCGACCTCAGTGACGAGTGGCTCATCGAAGAAGAGGAAGAAATTGTACTTGAGGATCAGACATATCTCGATGATATTGCCGATGATTCGGTGCGGCTGTACTTGCGTGAAATTGGTAAGATTCCACTGCTAAACGCTGAGGAAGAATTGGCGCTGGCGCAGCGCGTTGTTGCTGGCGAAAAAGAGGCCAAAGACCAGATGGCGGAAGCAAATATGCGGCTTGTAGTTTCAATTGCTAAGCGCTATGTTGGTCGGGGGCTTGATTTACTTGATCTCATTCAAGAAGGCAACACGGGGCTTCTGCGCGCAGTCGAGAAATTTGACCCAGATAAAGGGTTTAAGTTTAGCACGTATGCTACCTGGTGGATTAGGCAGGCAATTACCCGTGCCATAGCTGACCAAGCCCGCACCATTCGCATACCGGTACACATGGTCGAAACCATCAACAAGCTGCTCCGCACGCAGCGTCGTTTGACCCAGGAGTACAACCGCGAGCCAACCAACGCCGAGATTGCCCGCGAAATGGAAATCGACGAAGCAAAAGTTGAGCATATTATGAAAATTAAGCAGGATATTTCTTCACTCGACGCCAGCATACGCGACGACGAGGAAGAGTCAGTCCTCTCCGACTTTATCGAAGACGAAGACACGATCACGCCCGAAGAATCGGCCACAGGGCAGTTGCTAAAAGAGCAAGTAAAAGACATGCTGTCGGCGTTGACCGAACGCGAGCAGAAAATTCTCAAACTCCGTTTTGGCCTAGAAGACGGCAAGCAGCACACCCTTGAAGAGGTGGGGCAAGAGTTCTCGGTTACCCGTGAGCGCATACGACAAATCGAAGCTAAGGCTCTCGCAAAACTCCGCAAGCACAAAGACGCACGCAAACTACACGACTATATCAAGTAG
- a CDS encoding M48 family metalloprotease has translation MKLFGASLVTLGLIFSFVFFIIVLILLQQDAMNVWLAMGLTVVFNFIMWLVGPWVTDWINKFFYKVEFLTPEQVAQRYPTIAPTIQQVSSEYNFKYPKVGIIPDNNPTAFCYGSGRYNSRLVVTQGLFKYLNEGEQRAVVAHEMGHIVNRDFIVMMVASTLVQLLYEMYYWLTRSKGDRKNNLAAIGFIAYILYVIASYLLLYLSRTREKLADIFGAQVADPEDLSNALIKIAYGIVSEEDSGATTRLLHSTRHMGLVDVKDAKHAGGVSYITNNDSQAVTEAMLFDAYSPWAKLIELNSTHPLTGNRIKALSKMPSKSGRPFSYNVEAAASRVMLDKRRLWNVLWSDLAVMGMPYAVAIAVGLVSRNWGIGIATFGIALVLKTMYRYPSGTPAQTSVLGEMRNPYASPLRGKYVSLQGAAVGRGVPGFVFGEDLMYQDKTGLIFMDYHSAFSFFGNIFFALKKVKKLLGQPSVATGWFYRSIASSLILRRIDVDGQPKPIRSRRREWSFVWAFLLIALGVFIAILQTGSSSTL, from the coding sequence ATGAAACTTTTTGGTGCATCGCTCGTGACGCTCGGGCTAATTTTTTCTTTTGTATTTTTCATAATTGTACTCATTTTGCTCCAGCAGGACGCAATGAATGTTTGGCTGGCGATGGGCCTCACGGTTGTGTTCAACTTCATCATGTGGCTGGTCGGGCCATGGGTAACGGACTGGATTAATAAGTTTTTCTATAAAGTTGAGTTTTTGACTCCGGAGCAGGTTGCGCAGCGGTATCCGACAATTGCACCTACGATTCAGCAGGTGAGTAGTGAGTACAATTTTAAATATCCAAAAGTCGGGATAATACCAGATAACAACCCGACAGCCTTTTGCTATGGGAGCGGGCGATATAACTCACGGCTGGTTGTGACACAGGGTCTTTTTAAATACCTAAACGAGGGCGAACAGCGCGCGGTCGTAGCACACGAAATGGGACACATTGTGAACCGTGACTTTATTGTGATGATGGTTGCGAGTACGCTGGTTCAGCTGCTGTACGAAATGTATTATTGGCTTACGAGGAGTAAGGGCGATAGAAAAAATAATCTGGCGGCGATTGGGTTTATTGCCTATATCCTGTATGTAATCGCCTCATATTTGCTACTTTATCTGAGCCGGACGCGTGAGAAACTCGCAGATATCTTTGGCGCTCAGGTTGCTGATCCTGAAGATCTCAGTAATGCGCTTATAAAAATAGCCTACGGCATTGTGAGCGAGGAAGACAGCGGTGCAACAACCAGACTACTGCACAGTACTCGGCACATGGGGCTGGTCGATGTTAAAGATGCCAAACATGCTGGTGGTGTTTCATACATCACGAACAACGACAGCCAGGCCGTTACAGAAGCAATGCTCTTTGACGCCTACAGCCCATGGGCGAAACTGATTGAGCTGAACTCTACGCATCCGTTGACAGGCAATCGCATAAAGGCACTGAGCAAGATGCCAAGCAAATCTGGCCGTCCGTTTAGTTACAACGTAGAAGCAGCGGCCAGTCGAGTAATGCTCGATAAGCGGCGACTGTGGAATGTGCTTTGGAGCGATCTTGCTGTCATGGGCATGCCCTACGCCGTGGCTATTGCGGTAGGACTTGTTTCTAGGAACTGGGGTATTGGTATTGCGACATTTGGAATCGCGCTTGTGTTAAAAACCATGTACAGGTACCCGAGCGGCACCCCAGCACAAACCTCGGTGCTTGGTGAGATGCGCAACCCATACGCATCTCCGCTTAGAGGTAAATACGTGTCTTTGCAGGGTGCGGCCGTTGGTCGCGGTGTTCCTGGCTTTGTTTTTGGCGAGGACTTGATGTATCAAGACAAAACGGGACTGATTTTTATGGATTACCACTCTGCCTTCAGTTTTTTTGGGAACATATTTTTTGCGCTGAAAAAGGTAAAAAAGTTGCTCGGTCAACCCTCGGTTGCAACGGGCTGGTTTTACAGAAGTATTGCATCGTCCTTGATATTGCGCCGAATAGACGTAGACGGGCAGCCAAAGCCCATACGTAGTCGTCGACGTGAGTGGTCTTTTGTCTGGGCTTTTTTGCTCATAGCGCTCGGCGTCTTCATCGCCATCCTACAAACAGGTTCCAGTAGCACCCTGTAG
- a CDS encoding HAD family phosphatase, with product MSDTFDSQPLGAIFDVDDTLLDNYPKQHKYGLHEYARLLAMREIGNKYGLRQLAELSEEQNRTVLARAYEHSIEGNIWQLFYEFGLVGTPIIEHEHALLREVAVRKHELYEPVLREFGAPLPKAVEFVRAVYVLTNGKIAIASGARRADVAAFLQMSGMEALFENRRVIAREDFAQAKPNPESFEKAFQSLDLPDKQRGLVLAFEDDPKGVTSAKQAGLCVCAITSRFDRTALLNGECAPDLIRESYVDFATTLGILL from the coding sequence GTGTCAGATACATTCGACTCTCAACCCCTTGGTGCAATCTTTGATGTAGACGATACATTGCTGGATAACTATCCCAAGCAGCACAAGTATGGGTTACATGAGTATGCACGCTTGCTCGCTATGCGGGAAATTGGCAATAAGTATGGCTTGCGGCAGCTTGCAGAACTTAGCGAAGAGCAAAACAGAACGGTGCTCGCGCGGGCGTACGAACACAGCATAGAGGGTAACATTTGGCAGCTTTTTTATGAGTTTGGTTTGGTCGGCACCCCAATAATAGAGCACGAGCATGCTTTGCTAAGAGAAGTTGCTGTTCGGAAGCATGAGCTTTACGAACCGGTGTTGCGTGAGTTTGGGGCACCACTGCCGAAAGCGGTTGAGTTTGTGCGGGCAGTCTATGTTTTGACTAATGGCAAAATTGCCATTGCGAGTGGTGCGCGCAGGGCAGACGTAGCTGCTTTTTTGCAGATGAGCGGCATGGAGGCTTTATTTGAAAACCGAAGGGTAATTGCGCGGGAAGATTTTGCCCAAGCCAAACCCAATCCCGAATCTTTCGAAAAAGCGTTTCAATCGCTTGATTTGCCCGACAAACAGAGAGGTTTGGTACTAGCATTTGAAGACGACCCAAAGGGAGTTACTTCGGCTAAACAAGCGGGGTTATGTGTGTGTGCTATTACCTCTCGTTTTGACAGGACTGCGTTGTTAAATGGTGAGTGCGCCCCTGACCTTATTCGCGAAAGTTACGTCGACTTCGCAACCACGCTTGGCATATTGTTATAG
- a CDS encoding AAA family ATPase, giving the protein MNGVKIIALVGMPGAGKGLCVEYLEKKGWPSVYFGGITVDEVKARDLEVNEVNERMVREALRASEGPAVMAKRMIPKIEELATAGNEVIVADGLYSWSEYKLLKEKYGDNILVIAVAAKRKLRHARLASRPVRPLNEEQATAREYAEIENIEKGGPIANADYTVLNDNAPEETYAQLDIIIQKSLV; this is encoded by the coding sequence ATGAATGGTGTAAAAATAATTGCGCTGGTAGGAATGCCTGGAGCTGGCAAAGGACTTTGTGTTGAATATTTGGAGAAAAAGGGCTGGCCAAGTGTATATTTTGGTGGGATCACAGTAGACGAGGTTAAAGCTCGAGACCTTGAAGTGAATGAAGTGAATGAAAGAATGGTGCGCGAAGCCCTGCGTGCTAGCGAAGGTCCAGCGGTGATGGCAAAAAGAATGATCCCTAAGATAGAAGAATTGGCTACCGCTGGCAATGAGGTTATTGTTGCCGATGGACTATACAGTTGGAGTGAATACAAGCTTCTCAAGGAAAAATACGGCGATAACATCTTGGTCATAGCCGTAGCAGCCAAGCGCAAACTTCGTCATGCGCGACTTGCTAGTCGTCCAGTTCGCCCGCTTAACGAAGAGCAGGCCACTGCCCGTGAGTATGCCGAGATCGAAAATATTGAAAAAGGCGGTCCTATAGCCAATGCTGATTACACTGTGCTAAACGATAACGCACCGGAAGAGACATACGCTCAACTCGATATTATTATACAAAAAAGCTTAGTCTAA